From Cyclobacteriaceae bacterium, a single genomic window includes:
- a CDS encoding SMI1/KNR4 family protein → MKISDRIQLLKTKLEAQRKKDTKLEVFGAGDNPYYRMEGHHYKLNKPLTEKEIEATEKLIGVVLPEEYREFLKLAGDGGAGPAWGIFELKDAHPDKAFLKEYPDFCSMEFPYDNVYADAIMEDIKDDLSLRGPFDDPFGGFIKLANYGHDLSAILITSGEQYGKMWMLDENQSITPFYQNIKDREASVGFLDWYENWLDETLPDAPQPQF, encoded by the coding sequence ATGAAAATTTCTGATCGGATTCAACTACTCAAAACCAAACTCGAAGCTCAAAGGAAAAAGGACACCAAACTGGAAGTATTCGGCGCCGGAGACAATCCATACTATCGAATGGAAGGTCACCATTATAAATTGAACAAACCCTTAACCGAAAAAGAGATTGAGGCCACCGAAAAACTTATCGGCGTAGTGTTACCGGAAGAGTATCGTGAGTTTCTCAAGCTTGCCGGTGATGGCGGTGCAGGTCCGGCCTGGGGAATATTTGAATTGAAGGATGCTCATCCCGACAAGGCTTTCCTGAAGGAATACCCTGACTTCTGCAGCATGGAATTTCCGTATGACAATGTCTATGCGGATGCGATCATGGAAGACATAAAAGATGATCTTTCTCTTCGTGGTCCTTTCGACGATCCGTTCGGTGGGTTTATCAAGCTCGCAAACTACGGCCATGATCTGTCGGCCATCTTAATAACTTCCGGTGAACAATACGGCAAGATGTGGATGCTGGATGAGAATCAATCCATCACTCCATTCTATCAGAATATAAAAGACCGCGAAGCCAGCGTCGGCTTCCTGGA